A single region of the Gossypium arboreum isolate Shixiya-1 chromosome 12, ASM2569848v2, whole genome shotgun sequence genome encodes:
- the LOC108479688 gene encoding phosphoenolpyruvate carboxylase 4, with protein sequence MTDTTDDIAEEISFQSFEDDFKLLGNLLNDVLQREVGAQFMAKIERIRLLALSASNMRLSGIENMAALLEKQLASEISEMTLEEALKLARAFSHYLTLMGIAETYHRVRKGRSVTHLSKSCDDIFSQLIQGGVTPNDLYDTVCKQEVEIVLTAHPTQINRRTLQYKHIRIAHLLEYNDRPDLGHEDREMLIEDLVREITSIWQTDELRRHKPTPVDEARAGLNIVEQSLWKAVPHYLRRVSTALKKHTGKPLPLTCTPIKFGSWMGGDRDGNPNVTAKVTRDVSLLSRWMAIDLYIREIDSLRFELSMNRCNDRLSRLAQEILEKETLSENLRESRNQPLSRSQLKLHGQQVPSLPTQLPDRAGLPACTDYTDGGSQYPKLELPGTDYMPLAREDGRENSSKDLSPNIPKLSANGSSANSNGSSAAVTSRGSFSSGQLLAQRKLFAESTIGRSSFHKLLEPSSALRPGIAPYRIVLGDIKEKLMKTRRRLELLLEDLPCEYDPWDYYETKDQFLEPLLLCYESLQSCGAGILADGRLADLIRRVSTFGMVLMKLDLRQESGRHAETLDAITKYLDMGTYSEWDEEKKLEFLTKELKGKRPLVPPTIEVAPDVKEVLDTFFVAAELGSESLGAYVISMASNASDVLAVELLQKDARLAVSGELGKPCPGGMLRVVPLFETVKDLRGAGSVIRKLLSIDWYREHIVKNHNGHQEVMVGYSDSGKDAGRFTAAWELYKAQGDVVAACNEFGIKVTLFHGRGGSIGRGGGPTYLAIQSQPPGSVMGTLRSTEQGEMVQAKFGLPQIATRQLEIYTTAVLLATLRPPQPPREQKWCNLMEEISKISCQKYRSTVYENPEFLAYFQEATPQAELGYLNIGSRPTRRKATKGIGHLRAIPWIFAWTQTRFVLPAWLGVGAGLKGVCEKGHTEDLKAMYKEWPFFQSTVDLIEMVLGKADIPIAKHYDEVLVSESRRELGAELRRELMMTEKHVLVVSGHEKLSENNKSLRRLIESRLSYLNPMNMLQVEVLRRLRRDDENNKLRDALLITINGIAAGMRNTG encoded by the exons ATGACGGACACCACGGACGATATAGCGGAGGAAATCTCTTTCCAGAGCTTTGAGGACGACTTCAAGTTGCTAGGAAATCTTCTCAACGATGTGTTGCAGAGAGAAGTTGGCGCCCAATTCATGGCCAAGATCGAGAGGATTCGACTCCTCGCTCTG AGTGCTTCCAATATGCGATTGTCCGGGATAGAGAATATGGCAGCGTTGCTGGAGAAGCAGCTAGCATCTGAGATTTCCGAGATGACATTAGAGGAAGCTTTGAAATTGGCTCGTGCTTTCAGCCATTATCTCACTTTGATGGGAATTGCTGAGACCTATCACAG GGTTCGTAAGGGGCGAAGTGTTACACATTTATCAAAGTCTTGTGATGACATTTTCAGTCAGTTGATTCAGGGTGGCGTTACGCCGAATGACCTTTATGACACTGTTTGCAAGCAG GAGGTTGAGATTGTTCTTACTGCTCATCCCACACAAATTAACCGCCGTACCTTACAATACAAGCATATAAGAATTGCT CATCTGTTAGAATACAATGACCGACCTGATCTTGGTCATGAAGATCGAGAAATGCTAATTGAAGATCTG GTGAGAGAGATAACATCAATATGGCAGACAGATGAACTTAGACGCCACAAACCTACTCCTGTGGACGAGGCCAGGGCTG GTCTGAACATAGTGGAGCAATCCCTTTGGAAAGCCGTACCTCATTATTTACGTCGTGTTAGCACTGCCCTTAAGAAA CATACAGGAAAGCCGCTTCCACTAACATGTACCCCCATAAAGTTTGGCTCCTGGATGGGGGGTGATAGAGATGGAAATCCTAATGTCACAGCAAAG GTAACAAGGGATGTCTCACTTTTATCTAGGTGGATGGCCATTGATCTTTACATCCGGGAAATTGATAGCCTTAGATTTGAACTATCCATGAACCGATGCAATGATAGGCTATCCAGATTGGCTCAGGAAATTCTAGAGAAAG AAACCTTATCAGAGAACCTACGTGAGAGTCGGAACCAACCTTTAAGCCGAAGTCAACTCAAGCTTCATGGCCAACAAGTTCCGTCCCTTCCTACCCAACTTCCTGATAGGGCAGGTTTACCTGCCTGCACTG ATTACACCGATGGTGGATCTCAATATCCAAAACTAGAACTCCCAGGGACTGATTACATGCCGTTGGCTCGTGAG GATGGTCGGGAAAATTCATCTAAGGATTTAAGTCCCAATATACCCAAATTATCCGCAAATGGGAGTTCTGCTAACTCCAATGGATCATCAGCTGCTGTCACATCACGGGGTTCTTTTTCCTCTGGTCAGCTTCTAGCTCAGAGAAAACTATTTGCAGAATCTACGATTGGAAGGTCCAGCTTCCATAAGCTTCTTGAGCCAAGTTCAGCTCTACGTCCTGGAATTGCTCCTTATCGAATTGTTCTTGGAGATATTAAGGAAAAG CTCATGAAAACTCGAAGACGGCTGGAACTTCTTCTGGAGGATCTTCCCTGTGAATATGATCCCTGGGATTACTATGAGACGAAAGATCAATTTCTGGAACCACTGCTTCTATGTTATGAGTCTCTG CAATCATGCGGGGCAGGGATTCTAGCTGATGGTCGGCTTGCTGACCTGATTCGGAGAGTTTCAACATTTGGGATGGTGTTAATGAAGCTTGATTTGCGTCAG GAATCTGGCAGGCATGCTGAAACACTTGATGCAATTACCAAATATTTGGATATGGGTACTTATAGTGAGTGGGAtgaagaaaagaaacttgaattttTGACAAAAGAGCTAAAGGGGAAGCGGCCACTAGTTCCTCCTACTATAGAG GTTGCTCCTGATGTTAAAGAAGTCCTAGATACCTTTTTTGTAGCTGCTGAGCTAGGAAGTGAGTCTCTTGGAGCATATGTGATTTCTATGGCATCCAAC GCAAGTGATGTCCTTGCTGTGGAGCTCTTGCAGAAAGATGCTCGACTCGCCGTTAGTGGGGAATTAGGGAAACCTTGTCCTGGTGGAAT GTTGCGTGTGGTTCCCCTGTTTGAAACCGTGAAAGACCTCAGAGGAGCAGGTTCAGTTATCAGAAAACTGTTATCAATTGATTGGTACCGGGAGCACATTGTAAAGAACCATAATGGGCATCAAGAA GTGATGGTCGGATATTCTGATTCTGGTAAAGATGCCGGACGCTTCACCGCCGCTTGGGAGCTTTACAAAGCACAAGGGGATGTTGTTGCTGCATGCAATGAGTTTGGAATCAAAGTTACTCTTTTCCATGGTCGAGGAGGGAGTATTGGTCGTGGTGGTGGCCCAACTTACCTCGCCATTCAGTCCCAACCACCTGGTTCTGTAATG GGCACACTTCGGTCAACAGAGCAAGGGGAGATGGTGCAGGCAAAATTTGGTTTGCCACAGATTGCCACTAGACAGCTAGAAATATATACAACGGCAGTGCTGCTTGCAACTCTGCGGCCCCCTCAACCACCTCGAGAACAGAAATGGTGTAATCTGATGGAGGAGATCTCAAAAATCAGTTGCCAGAAATACCGAAGCACAGTTTACGAGAACCCGGAATTCCTGGCGTATTTCCAAGAGGCTACACCCCAGGCTGAATTGGGGTATCTTAACATAGGGAGCCGGCCGACAAGAAGAAAAGCAACGAAAGGAATAGGACATCTTAGAGCAATTCCATGGATATTTGCATGGACGCAGACCAGATTTGTACTACCAGCATGGCTTGGGGTAGGAGCAGGTTTAAAGGGGGTATGTGAGAAGGGACATACAGAAGACTTGAAAGCGATGTACAAAGAGTGGCCGTTTTTCCAGTCCACGGTGGACCTGATAGAGATGGTTCTAGGGAAGGCGGATATTCCAATAGCCAAGCATTACGATGAAGTGCTAGTGTCCGAGAGCAGGCGGGAACTTGGAGCGGAACTTAGGAGGGAACTGATGATGACAGAAAAGCATGTATTGGTAGTGAGTGGACATGAGAAATTGTCAGAGAACAACAAGAGCTTGAGAAGGCTGATAGAGAGCAGACTCTCATATCTGAATCCAATGAATATGTTGCAGGTGGAGGTTCTGAGGAGGCTTAGACGTGATGATGAAAACAACAAACTCAGAGATGCTTTGCTAATTACTATAAATGGAATCGCTGCGGGGATGAGGAACACCGGTTAA